A genomic window from Acinetobacter chinensis includes:
- a CDS encoding DMT family transporter → MKSSSALPVTAAVYVLLILIWATTPLAIVWSVQEVHPMWVLIIRYFGASLIAVLILLVLRNPLPFDRISLKSYVAGSLNLIGAQLFIYLAANYLTSGLMALIFGFSPLLAGLIGHVILKTQRLIALQWLGMLIATAGLTFVFAASADSKVNPIGILLMLISMLSYISSIFWVKQINAPLSAMSQATGSLLVSALGSLFLLPFVWQHMPLSLPGTQTIIGFLFTMIMSSIVAMLCYFWLIRRLKPSTVSLSNVITPVVALVLGAGLNHEQISSHAFIGIAVVMLGIVMYFWVEWRKQHRSC, encoded by the coding sequence ATGAAATCTTCCTCTGCATTGCCTGTCACAGCAGCTGTTTATGTTCTGCTGATTCTGATCTGGGCGACAACACCGCTTGCCATTGTCTGGAGTGTGCAGGAAGTACATCCAATGTGGGTGCTGATCATCCGTTACTTTGGTGCATCTTTAATTGCTGTGCTGATTTTACTGGTTCTGCGGAATCCTTTGCCTTTTGACCGTATTTCTCTGAAAAGTTATGTCGCGGGTAGTCTGAATCTGATCGGCGCACAATTGTTTATTTATCTGGCAGCGAATTATCTGACATCAGGTCTGATGGCACTGATTTTCGGTTTTTCTCCATTACTTGCCGGTTTAATTGGACACGTTATTTTAAAAACACAGCGTCTGATAGCCCTGCAATGGTTAGGCATGCTGATTGCAACGGCAGGGCTGACTTTTGTCTTTGCGGCATCTGCGGACAGTAAAGTGAACCCGATTGGTATTTTACTGATGCTGATCAGTATGCTGTCCTATATCAGTTCCATTTTCTGGGTTAAACAGATCAATGCACCCCTGAGTGCGATGTCTCAGGCAACGGGTTCTCTACTGGTTTCGGCACTGGGTTCGCTGTTTTTATTGCCTTTTGTATGGCAGCACATGCCTCTCAGTCTGCCAGGAACTCAGACCATCATCGGTTTTCTGTTTACCATGATCATGTCATCCATTGTGGCAATGCTCTGCTATTTCTGGCTGATCAGGAGGCTTAAGCCATCTACGGTGTCCTTAAGCAATGTGATCACCCCCGTTGTTGCACTGGTACTCGGTGCAGGGCTGAATCATGAACAGATCAGCAGTCATGCTTTTATAGGTATTGCTGTAGTCATGCTGGGGATTGTAATGTACTTTTGGGTGGAATGGCGGAAACAGCACCGTTCATGCTGA
- a CDS encoding GNAT family N-acetyltransferase yields the protein MNIVPSTSEQHTELLKLWEASVRATHHFLNDRQISEIRQQIIDHQYFQHVALFHVEQEHKIQGFIGLSENKIEMLFIAPDLRRQGIGLQLLQHALTLGATQVDVNEQNPEATAFYLKHGFEVYQRSETDDAGNPFPILHMQLTSSHQHA from the coding sequence ATGAACATTGTGCCATCTACATCTGAACAACATACAGAACTACTGAAACTGTGGGAGGCTTCCGTCCGTGCCACACATCATTTTCTGAATGACAGACAGATTTCAGAAATCAGGCAACAGATTATTGACCATCAGTATTTTCAGCATGTAGCACTGTTTCATGTGGAACAGGAGCATAAGATTCAGGGCTTTATTGGACTGTCTGAAAATAAGATTGAAATGCTTTTTATTGCACCCGATCTGCGAAGACAAGGCATAGGTTTACAGTTGCTGCAACATGCACTGACACTGGGTGCAACACAGGTCGATGTAAATGAACAGAATCCTGAAGCGACCGCATTTTACTTAAAACATGGTTTTGAAGTATATCAACGCTCAGAGACAGATGATGCAGGCAACCCATTTCCCATTCTGCATATGCAACTGACCTCATCACACCAGCATGCATAA